A window of Chitinophaga sp. MM2321 contains these coding sequences:
- a CDS encoding SDR family oxidoreductase, producing MESNNKIALVTGANRGLGKNMALKLAASGVDIIAVYRSNKEEAEAVVATIEKTGRKAALLQLDVADTSSFDTFFQSLGSILKEKWNRHQFDFLVNNAGIDAHSLFPDTTENAFDALMNVHFKGVYFLTQKALPFINDNGRIINLSTGLTRFATPGYAAYAAMKGAVEVLTKYLAKELGHRGITVNAVAPGITHTDFTKNAFAHQPQLETVMSSFTALGRVGQPDDIGGIVAFLCTPEARWITAQRIEASGGLFL from the coding sequence ATGGAATCCAATAACAAAATAGCACTCGTAACCGGTGCCAATCGCGGCTTAGGAAAGAACATGGCTTTGAAACTCGCAGCAAGTGGTGTAGATATTATTGCGGTATACCGTAGTAATAAAGAAGAGGCCGAAGCAGTGGTGGCCACTATTGAAAAAACCGGCAGAAAGGCTGCCCTGTTGCAACTCGACGTCGCAGATACCTCCTCCTTTGATACTTTCTTCCAATCGCTGGGCAGCATCCTGAAAGAAAAGTGGAACCGGCACCAGTTCGATTTCCTGGTCAACAACGCCGGTATTGACGCGCATTCCCTGTTCCCTGATACCACTGAAAACGCATTTGATGCCCTGATGAATGTGCATTTCAAAGGCGTCTATTTCCTCACCCAGAAAGCCCTGCCTTTTATCAATGATAACGGCAGGATCATCAATCTTTCTACGGGCTTAACCAGGTTTGCAACACCCGGCTATGCTGCTTATGCAGCCATGAAAGGCGCGGTGGAAGTGCTCACAAAATACCTGGCCAAGGAACTGGGTCACCGGGGCATTACGGTGAATGCAGTGGCGCCGGGTATTACGCATACCGACTTTACAAAAAATGCTTTTGCGCATCAGCCGCAGCTGGAAACTGTTATGAGCTCCTTTACTGCCCTGGGCAGGGTAGGGCAGCCGGATGATATAGGCGGTATTGTTGCTTTCCTTTGTACACCGGAAGCCCGCTGGATTACTGCACAAAGAATTGAAGCGTCGGGCGGCCTCTTTTTGTAA
- a CDS encoding RNA polymerase sigma-70 factor has translation MNRADISEWQHRINQNDDEQAFACLFRHFYDRLIHFCVQYVHVTEAAEEIVSDVFVKLWNRRSELDKVNNLQVYLFVAVKNHSLNYLEQYSHLRIVPLHESGMANLRNSVDLERDLEWKEMRFKMDQIVESLPEQCRRIFKLIKEDGFKYKEVAQILNISPRTVETQLFRAMRRLNDGLSRLHKGRNILPPLLILLALSYFV, from the coding sequence ATGAACAGGGCTGACATTTCTGAATGGCAACACCGGATCAACCAAAATGATGACGAGCAGGCATTTGCCTGTTTGTTTCGCCATTTTTATGACCGCCTCATTCATTTTTGTGTACAGTATGTGCATGTCACCGAAGCGGCGGAAGAAATTGTGTCGGACGTTTTTGTGAAGCTATGGAACCGTCGCAGCGAGCTCGACAAAGTAAATAATCTCCAGGTATATCTTTTTGTTGCCGTAAAAAATCATTCGCTCAATTATCTCGAACAGTATTCCCATCTCCGCATTGTGCCGCTGCATGAATCCGGTATGGCCAATCTCCGCAACAGCGTAGACCTGGAACGTGACCTGGAATGGAAAGAGATGCGTTTTAAGATGGACCAGATCGTGGAATCACTGCCGGAACAGTGCCGCCGGATCTTTAAACTCATCAAAGAAGATGGTTTTAAATATAAAGAAGTAGCCCAGATCCTCAATATCTCTCCCAGAACCGTAGAAACACAGCTTTTTAGGGCCATGCGCCGTCTTAATGATGGTTTGTCAAGGCTGCACAAGGGCCGGAACATATTGCCGCCGTTGCTGATCTTATTGGCATTGTCGTACTTTGTCTGA
- a CDS encoding FecR domain-containing protein yields MIHEEKFINLATHVLTGVATVAEKQELDALLTQYPELAERYTLLANYFTDPGNRAAENTELVLQRTLAKIRSQEDAIPSPQHKKWQLSAWKWAAAASVIGILAGGLYLFKGSSAKKTAMNTQWLKRSNGKGIKSFITLADGSKIWLNAASVLTYPRKFNSSNREVYLEGEAFFDVANNVERPFIIHLKKGTIKVLGTSFNIRAYNNEPVQTAVVTGKVAFIPRYEGTRKIGDTILITPDVKVTYTSSSGTLVKGTTIGNEDKAWTEGRLIFRNATLEEIGYSLERNFSKRVIFEAKAPRQFRLTGSFHNNSLEDIMYYLSRSKAFHYTITDSTLVIAE; encoded by the coding sequence ATGATCCACGAAGAGAAATTTATCAACCTGGCCACACATGTACTTACAGGAGTGGCTACTGTGGCGGAAAAGCAGGAGCTGGATGCCTTGCTGACGCAATACCCGGAATTAGCGGAACGTTACACCCTGCTCGCTAACTACTTCACCGACCCCGGCAACCGGGCGGCGGAGAACACCGAGCTGGTGTTGCAACGTACATTGGCAAAAATCAGATCACAGGAAGATGCCATCCCATCTCCCCAACACAAAAAATGGCAGTTATCTGCCTGGAAATGGGCAGCGGCAGCAAGCGTAATAGGAATCCTGGCTGGTGGCCTGTACCTGTTTAAAGGTAGCTCCGCTAAAAAAACAGCCATGAACACCCAGTGGCTCAAACGCAGCAATGGTAAAGGGATCAAATCATTTATCACATTGGCCGATGGCAGTAAAATATGGCTGAATGCTGCGAGCGTACTCACTTATCCCCGCAAGTTCAATAGCAGCAACCGTGAAGTATACCTCGAAGGGGAAGCCTTTTTTGATGTAGCCAACAATGTGGAACGCCCTTTTATTATTCACCTGAAAAAAGGTACGATTAAAGTACTAGGCACTTCCTTTAATATCCGTGCATATAATAATGAACCGGTACAAACGGCTGTGGTAACGGGTAAGGTGGCCTTTATTCCCAGGTATGAAGGCACCCGGAAAATAGGAGACACCATTCTTATTACACCCGATGTGAAAGTGACCTACACTTCCAGCAGCGGAACGCTCGTAAAAGGTACCACCATCGGCAATGAAGATAAAGCCTGGACAGAAGGACGCCTGATTTTCAGAAACGCCACCCTGGAAGAAATCGGCTATAGCCTGGAAAGGAACTTTAGCAAGCGGGTCATATTTGAAGCCAAAGCACCGCGCCAGTTCCGGCTTACAGGATCTTTCCATAATAACTCGCTGGAAGATATTATGTATTACCTGAGCCGTTCAAAAGCATTTCATTATACCATTACTGATAGTACACTTGTTATTGCAGAATAA
- a CDS encoding peptidoglycan bridge formation glycyltransferase FemA/FemB family protein — translation MNIKVSKKEIEQVNKTPILQQTAFWSEVKTRQGLMSSAFDFKVAKSELFTDTPEHKFVESDVLVIIRQINDEYCMAYVPYGPETEPHMDRQGVFLEELSESLRPLLPNKCIMIRYDLAWQSHWSMDEQYFDEQGIWTGPPGKKMQELRFNYNTQNWNLKKTNSDILPSNTIFMDLKRDEHVLLENMKTKTRYNIQLAKRKGVTVKSSGLEDITTWYDLYTQTSARNGICQDDINYFKTVLTARASNTNSPAEVEMLLAEADGMPLAAMFLVVSGNRGTYLYGASANMNRNYMGTYLLQWEAMRRAKQKGCTEYDFFGVSPTPDPQHPLYGLYKFKRGFGGEMYHRMGCWDYPLHEAQYIAFTAAELSSKGYHVR, via the coding sequence ATGAATATCAAAGTCAGTAAAAAAGAAATAGAACAGGTGAATAAAACACCTATACTGCAACAAACGGCCTTTTGGTCGGAAGTGAAGACCCGACAGGGGTTGATGTCGAGTGCCTTTGATTTTAAGGTAGCAAAAAGTGAATTATTTACAGATACACCTGAACATAAATTTGTAGAGAGCGATGTGCTGGTGATCATCCGGCAGATCAATGATGAATATTGCATGGCCTATGTGCCCTACGGCCCTGAAACGGAGCCCCATATGGACCGCCAGGGCGTTTTCCTGGAAGAATTATCGGAGTCCCTCCGTCCGTTGCTGCCCAATAAATGTATTATGATCCGTTATGATCTGGCATGGCAGTCGCACTGGTCTATGGACGAGCAATATTTTGACGAACAAGGTATCTGGACAGGCCCTCCCGGCAAAAAGATGCAGGAACTACGCTTTAACTATAACACACAGAACTGGAACCTGAAAAAGACGAACAGCGACATCCTCCCATCCAATACTATTTTTATGGATTTAAAGAGAGATGAACATGTTTTGCTGGAAAATATGAAGACCAAAACCAGGTACAATATTCAGCTGGCAAAAAGGAAAGGCGTAACGGTAAAATCCTCCGGATTGGAAGATATCACCACGTGGTACGACCTATACACGCAAACTTCGGCCAGGAACGGTATTTGTCAGGATGACATTAATTATTTCAAGACCGTATTAACCGCCCGCGCCAGCAACACCAACTCCCCTGCGGAAGTTGAAATGCTGCTGGCAGAAGCAGACGGCATGCCGTTGGCCGCCATGTTCCTCGTGGTGTCTGGCAACAGGGGTACCTATCTCTATGGCGCCTCTGCCAATATGAACCGGAACTATATGGGCACCTACCTCCTGCAATGGGAAGCGATGCGGCGCGCCAAACAAAAAGGCTGCACCGAATACGACTTCTTCGGCGTGTCTCCTACCCCTGACCCACAACATCCGTTGTATGGCCTGTATAAGTTTAAAAGGGGCTTTGGCGGTGAAATGTACCACCGCATGGGATGTTGGGATTATCCCCTGCATGAAGCCCAATATATTGCCTTTACAGCGGCAGAACTGAGCAGCAAGGGATACCACGTGAGGTAA
- a CDS encoding helix-turn-helix transcriptional regulator, with product MADIKSIQDFYAETAASVPENVPKEIGHFNVFETAHFAGEKAAPMPYDRRAYYKISLIIGKNRAEYADKVIDIEAHALLFATPKIPYNWQPLSDVQGGYFCIFTEDFLTKNSSDLLLQQLPVFSPGGHPVLSLTAEQVKEVEHIFLKMFKEMNSDYVYKYDLLRNYVIELIHNGQKLQPVTTLYTDSNAAGRISALFTELLERQFPVESPRQQLKLRAAKDYASQLSVHVNYLNKVLKDVTGKTTTVLIAERLVKEAKVMLKHTDRNISEIAWSLGFEDPSHFNYLFKKHTLLTPTAFRS from the coding sequence ATGGCAGATATAAAGTCGATCCAGGATTTTTATGCAGAAACTGCTGCTTCCGTACCGGAGAATGTGCCGAAAGAAATAGGGCATTTCAACGTGTTTGAAACCGCTCATTTTGCCGGAGAAAAGGCGGCGCCCATGCCTTACGACCGCCGGGCCTATTATAAGATTAGCCTGATCATAGGAAAAAACAGGGCGGAATATGCCGACAAAGTCATTGATATTGAAGCGCATGCCCTTCTTTTTGCGACGCCTAAAATACCTTATAACTGGCAACCGTTGAGCGATGTACAGGGTGGTTATTTCTGCATCTTTACAGAAGATTTTCTGACAAAAAACAGTAGTGACCTGCTGTTGCAACAGCTGCCGGTATTCAGTCCGGGAGGTCATCCTGTACTATCTCTTACAGCTGAGCAGGTAAAGGAGGTGGAGCATATCTTCCTTAAAATGTTTAAGGAAATGAACAGCGACTATGTATATAAATATGACCTGCTCCGGAACTATGTGATAGAACTCATCCACAACGGGCAGAAGTTGCAGCCTGTTACTACCTTGTATACTGATTCCAATGCAGCCGGCAGAATTTCTGCGCTTTTTACGGAACTCCTGGAAAGGCAGTTCCCCGTTGAGTCTCCGCGGCAACAGCTGAAACTGCGGGCAGCAAAGGATTATGCCAGCCAGTTGTCGGTACATGTCAATTATCTCAACAAAGTATTAAAGGACGTTACCGGCAAAACCACTACCGTACTCATTGCGGAGCGATTGGTAAAAGAGGCCAAAGTAATGCTGAAACATACCGATAGGAACATTTCAGAAATTGCCTGGAGCCTGGGATTTGAAGATCCCTCTCACTTTAATTATCTCTTTAAAAAACATACGCTGCTTACACCCACCGCATTCCGGTCCTGA
- a CDS encoding SMP-30/gluconolactonase/LRE family protein: MKRFHDMQIIKQVYAGIFFCLIYALQPVQGQQPNAGIIADNATPQLVSSQFSFTEGPASDKKGNIYFTDQPNNKIWKYDTDGKLSVFMDPAGRSNGLYFDRKGNMLACADEKDELWSITPKGKVTVLVNNFEGHRLNGPNDVWISPAGNIYFTDPYYQRAYWDRQKPDIEAQQVYYLPKGKKKPLLAAGDLTKPNGIIGTRDGKWLYVADIGADKTYRYKINKDGTLSDKQLFISKGGDGMTLDNLGNLYLCGNGVLVYDKTGKEIEHIAIPEKWTANICFGGKDNNLLFITASTAIYTLQMKVKGD, encoded by the coding sequence GTGAAACGATTCCACGATATGCAAATAATAAAACAAGTTTATGCAGGCATTTTCTTTTGCCTGATATACGCACTACAACCGGTACAGGGTCAGCAACCCAATGCCGGCATCATTGCTGATAATGCCACTCCGCAACTGGTTTCCAGCCAGTTTTCTTTTACCGAAGGGCCGGCGTCAGATAAAAAAGGCAATATCTACTTTACGGATCAACCCAATAACAAGATCTGGAAATATGATACAGACGGGAAATTGTCTGTTTTCATGGACCCTGCCGGTCGCTCCAACGGTCTTTACTTCGACAGGAAAGGCAATATGCTGGCCTGTGCAGATGAAAAAGATGAACTATGGTCCATTACGCCCAAAGGAAAGGTGACCGTGCTGGTAAACAATTTCGAAGGACACCGGCTGAATGGCCCGAACGACGTATGGATAAGCCCTGCGGGCAATATTTACTTTACCGATCCTTATTATCAACGCGCTTATTGGGACAGGCAAAAACCCGATATTGAAGCTCAACAGGTATACTATCTGCCAAAAGGCAAAAAGAAACCGCTACTGGCAGCCGGAGATCTTACAAAACCCAATGGTATCATCGGTACCCGCGATGGGAAATGGCTTTATGTAGCTGATATCGGCGCCGATAAAACCTACCGGTACAAAATCAATAAGGATGGTACCCTCTCAGACAAGCAACTCTTCATTTCCAAAGGTGGTGATGGGATGACCCTGGACAATTTGGGTAATTTGTACCTATGTGGCAACGGTGTATTGGTTTATGACAAAACAGGGAAGGAAATTGAACATATCGCCATCCCGGAAAAATGGACCGCTAATATCTGCTTTGGCGGAAAAGATAACAACCTGTTATTCATTACCGCATCCACAGCCATTTACACCTTACAAATGAAGGTGAAAGGGGATTAA
- a CDS encoding glycoside hydrolase family 71/99-like protein has protein sequence MRNSLLLVAAVLLLCCQTLSAQNKDSTQTTYPSFKGLVMAGYQGWFRAEGDGTSSRRHVYGDETRSGIDAWPDVSEYEQTYATPFLLKDGSQARFFSSHDKSTVDLHFKWMQEYGVDGVFMQRFFQETKRDRKSRSESTTILSNALLAASKYKRAIAVMYDLSGLKGKGEDCSSIIDDWKYLVDEIGVTRQTGTHTYLHENGKPVVVIWGVGFPDRPYDIRNIGLERVIDFLKNDPVYGNCTVMLGVPTSWRELNADCIHDPYLHTLIRQADMVLPWTVQRFSPLLHNDMDRYRDLLISDMEWCRKNKVEYVPCVYPGFSWHNLSRYEFPDDVKPLGSIPRQGGRFYWQQLATAINAGASMIYVAMFDEVNEGTAIFKCSDNPPVTKTDVAFIGMDGKPSDWYLWLTGEAAKMLRKEKPVSLVLPERK, from the coding sequence ATGAGAAACTCATTATTGTTGGTAGCTGCTGTGCTTTTGCTATGTTGTCAGACTTTATCAGCACAAAACAAGGACAGTACACAAACTACCTACCCATCATTTAAAGGACTGGTGATGGCCGGATACCAGGGCTGGTTCAGGGCAGAAGGCGATGGTACTTCCTCCCGGCGTCATGTTTATGGCGATGAAACCCGCAGTGGTATTGATGCATGGCCGGATGTAAGCGAGTATGAACAAACCTATGCCACTCCTTTTTTGCTGAAAGATGGCAGCCAGGCGCGTTTCTTTAGCTCGCACGATAAAAGTACCGTTGATCTTCATTTTAAGTGGATGCAGGAATATGGCGTAGATGGTGTATTCATGCAACGGTTCTTCCAGGAAACAAAGCGGGACCGGAAAAGCAGGTCCGAATCCACCACTATCCTGAGCAATGCATTGCTGGCGGCATCAAAATATAAAAGAGCGATTGCTGTTATGTATGATCTTTCCGGTTTGAAAGGAAAGGGGGAAGATTGTTCTTCTATTATTGACGATTGGAAATACCTGGTAGATGAGATCGGGGTTACCCGGCAGACGGGCACCCATACCTATCTGCATGAAAATGGCAAGCCGGTAGTGGTGATCTGGGGCGTGGGTTTTCCGGACCGGCCTTATGATATCCGTAACATTGGTCTGGAACGGGTCATTGATTTTCTGAAAAATGATCCGGTATATGGCAACTGTACCGTGATGCTGGGTGTGCCTACTTCCTGGCGGGAACTGAATGCAGATTGTATCCACGATCCTTACCTGCACACGCTGATCAGGCAGGCAGATATGGTATTGCCCTGGACAGTACAAAGATTTTCGCCGTTGCTGCATAATGATATGGACCGCTACCGGGATCTGCTGATCAGTGATATGGAATGGTGCCGTAAAAACAAGGTGGAATATGTTCCCTGTGTATATCCCGGTTTCAGCTGGCATAACCTGAGCCGTTATGAATTTCCTGATGATGTAAAACCACTGGGCTCTATTCCGCGGCAGGGCGGCCGGTTTTACTGGCAGCAATTAGCTACTGCCATCAATGCAGGTGCTTCTATGATTTATGTAGCGATGTTTGATGAAGTAAATGAAGGTACAGCCATTTTTAAATGTTCGGATAACCCACCTGTAACAAAAACGGATGTTGCATTTATTGGTATGGATGGAAAGCCTTCCGACTGGTATTTATGGCTCACCGGTGAGGCGGCAAAGATGTTGCGTAAAGAAAAACCTGTTAGCCTGGTGTTGCCGGAACGTAAATAG
- a CDS encoding TonB-dependent receptor encodes MRKELIKALCGPSFRSPFLSLVMCLVFLSVLDLHAQIAYASGMRRPPSDQQVKERESGMNYVVSLQVENASLGQVLEIIEQQTSLVFVYSNDEIKASQRISLNVKNNKLDDVLQMILLPLNIRYEMISNKIILKQTSLATLDDQQQELAISGRVVNNKGEGIPNVNVRVQGLSIGTVTNRDGVYSLKIPAAQANGILIFSSVGYIPAEININGRTHIVAMLTEDAKDLNEIVITAYGQQKRTQVTAAISTISNKDITSRPATSMFQALQGLAPNLIIQQNTAEPGATINMNIRGVGSLTGNAPLVIIDGVQAGNTGLQNLNPYDVENISVLKDAASAAIYGSQAANGVIYITTKRGKKDERPTVQYNGMYGWQTPTTLPRQVEAWQYMTLKNEALVNSGKTPQFAPADIKSWHDRGSEPAMLREMVREYTPQQNHSLSVTGGGKTSSYLLSLGYVDQGNMLQNKWLPSDQEFYYKRYNARLNVSIDVSKYVKVSGNVAYTRSNTRTQVFDMGLLMRDAMRVPRIYPVKDSLGNWVVPSLTSNSVFAQLGEGGYKMNAMDNLMGGLDVVITPADHFKINLNASGNYNINNETRRINKFSYAPYYTTANPPLYNEMHQSEYKDLYTNVYATAEYENTFGRHYVKGQVGVRSDAVNEGYGFRGDRFGTTNLDKDWSIGGGYIPKADGTYDYAQIGTYNDFTNPNLYALNSLFGRVNYVYNDKYLAEFTWRYDGSSKLAPGHRWQFFPAFSLGWRLTDEAFMQGIKDKVGNVKLRYSWGQVGNSTIGGFNYLARVNINSGYYAFNNSPVTGSTFSTYNDLLQWEISAMSNYGVDADFFKGKLTASFDYFEKMTTGIYLFQTVPGTAGTDAPLENVGKVNNKGWELALTYRTRTGAFNHSFGFNLADNLNKVIKFGQESIRGSDFTYIIKEGFPIASYYGYKSNGLYQNLDDLKSAPKVPFAYNQQVMPGDIKYIDRNGDGVIDESDRYVFGNPFPRYTFGFTYSVSWKNFDMTMFWQGVGKRSQFLRGDIVEAFHNNEDHAMIQHLDRWTPTNPGATYPRLTIGAADANNFAYSDYWMFDTKYLRLKNLQVGYNLPKSLLDKAKIQGVRVYFTSQNLITIMPKRFRELGVDPEFTQFDDKLGNASYNPIAGRNYPNAATFAFGLDVKF; translated from the coding sequence ATGAGAAAAGAACTGATCAAAGCTCTTTGCGGGCCTTCTTTTCGATCGCCTTTCCTTTCGCTGGTAATGTGCCTGGTATTCCTGAGCGTGCTGGATCTGCACGCGCAGATAGCCTATGCTTCGGGTATGCGCAGACCGCCATCGGACCAACAGGTGAAAGAACGGGAAAGCGGAATGAATTATGTCGTGAGCTTGCAGGTAGAAAATGCCAGCCTCGGACAAGTACTCGAAATAATTGAGCAGCAAACATCCCTGGTGTTTGTCTATTCCAACGATGAAATCAAAGCATCACAAAGGATTTCGCTGAATGTAAAAAATAATAAACTGGACGATGTTCTCCAGATGATCCTGCTGCCGCTGAATATCCGGTATGAGATGATCAGCAACAAAATCATCCTGAAACAAACAAGTCTTGCTACACTGGATGATCAGCAACAGGAACTAGCCATCTCCGGCCGTGTTGTCAACAACAAAGGAGAAGGGATACCCAATGTAAACGTGCGTGTACAGGGCCTGAGCATCGGTACGGTGACCAACAGGGATGGCGTTTATTCCTTAAAGATACCTGCCGCACAGGCCAATGGTATCCTGATTTTTTCTTCTGTAGGATATATTCCTGCGGAGATAAATATCAATGGAAGAACCCATATAGTAGCCATGCTCACGGAAGATGCAAAAGACCTGAACGAGATTGTGATCACTGCTTATGGTCAGCAGAAAAGAACACAGGTAACAGCCGCCATCAGTACGATCTCTAACAAAGATATTACCAGCCGGCCTGCTACCAGTATGTTCCAGGCTTTACAGGGACTTGCACCTAACCTGATTATCCAACAGAACACGGCCGAGCCGGGCGCCACTATCAATATGAATATCCGCGGTGTGGGTAGCTTAACAGGCAACGCACCCCTGGTGATTATTGATGGGGTGCAGGCAGGTAACACCGGTTTGCAAAACCTGAATCCTTATGATGTGGAAAATATTTCTGTGCTGAAAGATGCTGCATCTGCGGCTATCTACGGGTCACAGGCGGCAAATGGCGTGATCTACATCACTACAAAAAGGGGAAAGAAAGACGAGCGTCCTACGGTGCAGTACAATGGTATGTACGGCTGGCAAACACCTACTACTTTGCCCCGGCAGGTAGAAGCATGGCAGTACATGACCCTAAAAAATGAAGCATTGGTCAACTCCGGTAAAACACCGCAGTTTGCGCCCGCTGATATTAAATCCTGGCACGACCGTGGCTCCGAACCGGCCATGCTGCGTGAAATGGTGCGGGAATATACACCACAGCAGAACCATAGTCTGAGCGTTACCGGTGGTGGTAAAACCAGTAGCTACCTGTTGTCACTGGGTTATGTAGACCAGGGCAACATGTTGCAAAACAAGTGGCTGCCATCAGACCAGGAATTTTATTATAAACGCTACAATGCACGCCTGAATGTATCCATAGACGTAAGCAAATATGTGAAAGTATCCGGAAACGTAGCTTACACGCGCTCCAACACCCGCACACAGGTATTTGATATGGGACTCCTGATGCGTGATGCCATGCGTGTTCCCCGTATTTATCCGGTGAAGGATTCGTTGGGTAACTGGGTAGTACCCAGTCTTACCAGTAACAGTGTGTTTGCACAGCTGGGTGAAGGCGGTTATAAAATGAATGCTATGGATAACCTGATGGGTGGATTGGATGTGGTGATTACCCCGGCAGATCATTTTAAGATCAACCTGAATGCATCCGGTAATTACAATATCAACAATGAAACCCGCCGTATCAACAAGTTCAGTTACGCACCTTATTATACCACGGCTAATCCGCCACTGTATAATGAAATGCATCAGAGTGAATACAAGGACCTCTATACTAACGTGTACGCCACTGCGGAGTATGAAAATACTTTCGGTCGTCATTATGTGAAAGGACAGGTAGGTGTGCGCAGTGATGCGGTAAATGAAGGCTATGGCTTCCGTGGGGATCGTTTTGGTACCACTAATCTTGATAAGGACTGGTCTATCGGGGGTGGATATATTCCCAAAGCGGATGGTACCTACGACTATGCACAGATAGGTACGTACAACGATTTTACCAATCCTAACCTGTATGCATTGAACTCTTTATTCGGAAGGGTAAACTATGTATATAATGATAAATACCTGGCAGAATTTACCTGGCGGTATGATGGTTCTTCCAAACTGGCGCCGGGTCATCGCTGGCAGTTCTTCCCCGCGTTTTCACTGGGATGGAGACTGACAGATGAAGCCTTTATGCAGGGAATAAAAGACAAGGTGGGTAATGTAAAACTGCGCTATTCCTGGGGACAGGTGGGTAATTCCACTATCGGCGGATTCAACTACCTGGCCAGGGTGAATATCAATTCGGGTTATTATGCGTTCAACAATTCACCGGTAACCGGCTCCACTTTTTCAACCTATAATGATCTGTTGCAGTGGGAAATTTCCGCGATGAGCAACTACGGCGTGGATGCGGATTTCTTTAAAGGTAAGCTCACCGCATCTTTCGATTATTTTGAAAAGATGACCACCGGCATTTACCTTTTCCAGACCGTTCCCGGTACTGCCGGTACAGATGCGCCACTGGAAAATGTGGGTAAAGTAAATAACAAAGGTTGGGAGCTGGCATTGACGTATCGCACCAGGACAGGCGCTTTTAATCATTCCTTTGGTTTTAACCTGGCTGATAACCTGAATAAGGTCATCAAGTTCGGACAGGAATCAATCCGCGGCAGCGATTTTACTTATATCATCAAAGAAGGTTTCCCCATTGCTTCGTACTATGGATATAAATCCAATGGCCTGTATCAGAACCTGGATGATCTGAAAAGTGCGCCAAAAGTGCCTTTCGCATATAACCAGCAGGTAATGCCGGGAGATATAAAATATATCGACCGCAATGGCGATGGCGTGATCGATGAAAGCGACCGCTATGTATTTGGTAATCCTTTCCCCCGCTATACTTTTGGTTTTACCTATAGTGTGAGCTGGAAGAACTTTGACATGACCATGTTCTGGCAAGGGGTGGGCAAAAGATCCCAGTTCCTGCGGGGTGACATCGTAGAGGCCTTCCATAACAATGAAGACCATGCCATGATCCAACACCTGGACCGCTGGACGCCTACCAATCCCGGCGCTACTTATCCGCGTCTCACTATTGGTGCGGCAGATGCCAACAATTTTGCATACTCCGATTACTGGATGTTTGACACCAAATACCTGCGCCTTAAAAATTTACAGGTAGGATATAACCTGCCGAAATCATTGCTGGACAAGGCGAAGATCCAGGGTGTACGGGTTTATTTCACCAGCCAGAACCTCATAACAATAATGCCTAAACGATTCCGTGAGCTGGGGGTAGATCCTGAGTTTACGCAATTTGATGACAAGCTGGGTAATGCTAGTTACAATCCTATTGCAGGACGTAATTATCCCAATGCTGCCACCTTTGCTTTTGGTTTGGATGTAAAGTTCTGA